A window of Nymphalis io chromosome 18, ilAglIoxx1.1, whole genome shotgun sequence genomic DNA:
TCTTCTATCATACTCCTGTGAACACTGTAGGTACTACATGAACTATTttacatgaatattatattgtattttagttattaatacTGTAATGCAGATCCTTGTAAATATTCCTGCCGGCGCCAATTTTTTACTCCTttggaataaataatagtaaggaAAGGTAATAATACTAAAGCTTaggaattgtatttttatcattatatttttttttaatttaccaattCACTATTGATAGGAATGcgtcaaaactataaaagtactaaaaattgtctacgATCATCTTGATATCTTTCATAATGACAATCCGCCACAAGGCTGCGTGTGAGCAAGGTCAATATCAGTTAACTCGGTAacaattaatacgttaatagtaCTCGTATATAGGTGTATAATACAAAGACTAAAgaccaataataaaaataatacaactaTATACTAGAGAGGTATATGGCATTGCCGGTACTCACACGTGTAGCGTACTAATCAAAGATACTAAGATgcaaccatagacaatttactacgTTCTACTGATTTGACAATTTCCTAACAGGAACGCATATTGGAATCCCGTGTAGTACATACAATGTACATAATGCGCCTGCTCtaaataattgaatgaaataCCTTAAACTGTTATATAtcaattagtaattaaaaacacaactAAAATTGCGGCGATGACGTAACTTCGTGTAATAATAACCACATCTATTACCAAACGTACGTTCTACGGTTAACTGCGTTAAGGAATTGTTCTAATTATACAACGTCtttgttatgtaaaaaattaaaaataaattgtttagacgtccattaaaaacaaataaattaaacacgtttatttttaaggaataattacattattcatattataagctAAAATcggaacaatattttttttattaattgatttaattgttttagttttataagtaAACTCAGATCAATAAAAAAGCTAGACGGTACACGTAAACAAAACCGTTCAATGAAATTAAGCGTTATTTACAAAGTTGTGTCGTGATCACGTGTCGATTACACTTACAATGCGTCTGTATGCTAAGTAAAAAAATGCTGCCACCGAAAGATTTTTACCCGatttcttcattttaaataattatataaccatTGTGACATTACTTAAGGTTTTGAGTTCCATTATTTTATTAGGCATTATTAGCTGAAATGTACAAATACCTGCCTTATTTTTGCTAACGAATTTATTTATAGGCTTAAGACAGAATATTTTAaggaatcatttttattattaaaattctaatacGAGTTCGAGAACGCAATCAGCAATCAGCTTCCTTCAAATTCAGCTTCTTTTGATGTTCGTTTTTGTTATTCTTATCGTTTtgagtaataattataagtattctattttttaaattcaactgTTGTTATTGTATGAGGTTCCAGCAGCAAATTCGCTTGATTttccttataatttaaaataattgatgtttGGTAGCctctataaatttaaatgaaatattaatttttaatttaaatatataagtaaagtaaagtaacggctcaggcctcctctccatttaaGGAGAAATTTTGGAACACATTCCAccttccaccatgctgctccaatgcggtttggtggatacacatttgACGGGATCGTGTCTAATTAACGTACAAAGAAGCAATTTAAagcaataacataaaataaaaccataattTCTCTTAGTACAAAGCCGATTCAATTAGTGaccaaaaagtaaaaacaatctttaactgaaataaaaacatagtatgtataatatataactcaAAACACACCTATTGTATACTATAAAAACTATAGTGTTCTTCGGCGTGACAAACGCAACATGTAGGAATTGAAAGAATCCCGAATGTTCTAGAACTTATATCTTTATCGAGCCTCGTGGTATGAACTTGGAGAAATGTCCAATAGCATAAAACATCGGCTGCTTCATAAACTCATCGTGCTCTGGGTCCACAATGATAGGAGCATCTTCGAATAATTTAGCCCAGTTTGGCGCACCTTGCAAGTCTAGGCGCAAGTTCCAATCTATCCAACTTACTACATTGGGGTTTAAAGTCagaaattaatcattatttattgttattaataagttttacagTACTTTTGTCATGACAATGTCCTCGTGGCCGATTGCGGCAACGGCGGCTATTTTCAAAGGACATCGCAGGACATAATATCGTTTgccttcgaaaaaaaaaaataataataaaattaaatatacgtaaattaaaaactattaattatttgaatgtatGTGTGTTCGATTGTGTGTGTTGCTTTGACTCAACGACTTATCAGATAAAGTTTGacatgtaattttaaaacacaaaaacgtACGAACAAAATCTTCTATGTGTCAACTTATTATTACAATGATTAAGTAGTTATTGATTAAAGTCACCACAGAGTCGGGAAAAAAACGACAATAAGAACTTAACGAAAAGTACTCGCggcacaaatatttttaatgattgaaCGAATGAATCGAATGCCTAAAAGCAATAACGGTCACCTCCATAATATTCGTGATATATCTGTTAGCTCTCTACCACGAACCCAATGCGACGTGCGTTGATTGCCAAAAGTATACAAAAAAGTACatctgaaaaataattattttaatttattaaaattacttttaaacgttatttagcgagTAATTAgctaaacaatgctgtcttcctTTTTCAAATGCTAAATCAATAATTCCAGAAAGAGAttaatcagtatttaactaaacatccgcTTAGAAACGTTTTTAAGTAAGGAAAAACTAGATAGCTATATTTCCTGGGAGTTTTGATGGTACAGGCTTAACGTGAAGAAGGTTTCCCTATGtcaatgaaataatttgacTTTGAATTTAGCAGCCGACTAATATTGAACTCTAATATGTGACTAAGATAAATGAgtgtttactttttaatacaacATTCATTAGCTACGAAACCCTAATCTGTGACTTAGAAATAgactaagtataaaaaaatttaccaaGCTCTAGCGAATatagaaattgaaataaaaaacttaccaACACTGGCTTTTGTCGAAATCATGAATAATTTTGGATAAATGTTAGATATGATATCTAATAGTGAGGCCGgtataaatctattttaaaaataatgaacactGATACCATCTACATATTGAATAGCATTTGGATATTTTAGAAACATCTAGaaaaaaaaccacaaattaaaacaagtaaACAACACAGTATCAGAGAGAGAATTTAGGCAAAAAACCGACGTAGCTAGCTTTACGAGATTTGCAATTCATGGTAGTGAACTATCAACTTTCAAACTTGGCTGCTCTTTAAAATTACAGAgggaaaaccccaataactttatattgacCTGACCAGAGGGAAACCTAGTAACATAAGATCAgtagctattatatattataagttagtcACTAAACCAACAAGGTATTAAATATCACCAGTCTTTATCAGATACTATGTAGCTTATATCCGTCCTGAAACTATAAGGTATCTATAAGGTATATGAAAGTTATATATCAATCGAATTGGTTGTTTTTGCGTGAATCcgaagatataattaatatatatatatatatatatatatatatatatatatatatatatatatatatatatatatatgttattctaacattttaaataaaatctacgtACAGCAGACATCCAAATTGGCAGAACGATCAGTTGATGAACGAAATGTTGAATTGCGAATAGTTGGctctaaattattaacaatccAGTTACCCTGAAAAGTCATGAAACACAACATACAGATGTAAATTCggtctattataataattcctCTACTCTAATTACTACACAATTGCTTATATGACAAAGTTCATTTGCATTAACTTAGGTATTTATGGTACAGAGAGCAACTCTAGCTAAACAGTACGTTTATACTTCAATCAAACATGTACTTTCttgttgtaataaatacatatttttttaatatgcgtttttttaaatattttatatactgatCTAAACATCACAATGTAAGCGccaattttgtatgtataataaaatataatattcttagaGCATCAATGGTTCACAGAAACACAGAAACACAAAATGGTTGGTAATTTTGGTAGTATAATcagttaatataaatgtattttaataaatattccgtTGTATATCgaaattattgtcatatttatagttataacataaaaaatcttattccaAAATACTTTTCTGTTGAAAgctcttttttaaaattaaattacaggaTTTTATTTCTGGTAATTTACATTTGTATGTACACAACATAATAAACGAATCTGACCATTTTGTTTATCGATCACTGAAACTCGGTTCATTCGTTGTTGTAATAAACCAAATCGGATTGCCATTAGCCTTATATTTCTCCAGAAATCTACATtttggaaaataattaatataccatATCACAtccaaaaacataaaaatggaaGATTTTTTGATTTCTCAATAGCCACCCGGAGTTATGTTTCCTTTTACGTGGTTCTGCGCCTGCTTTCGCGAATCAATAACCAAATCCGCGATTTCAAATCCGCGGTTAAAGGGGaactttattgtattattgGATTAATTTTCTTGTGAGGTTTCAATATCAAGGTTCAACATTGATAACATTGAAACCTTACCATATTATATTccttaatgtaatatttatatttgcgtcaaaattaaaactaattaagatACTCATTATCTTACTTAAGATGATAATCGGCATAAGTATGATAATAAGCTAGCTTTAGTCGGTTTTGACCTCTGTAGTCATTGTTCGTCTTCATCCAAATGGGAGGTGACCAAGTGCTCGTGACTATCTGAATGGGCGTTGTTGATACATTCATCATTGATTTTATCATTGGTATCTGAAACAGCTCTTGATTTTAACGAATCATTAAGATCAAAATAGTTATAGATCtttttaatctattaatatGATAGTTTAGAAATTACTGTTTTCATGAAACAATCGCAGATTAAATAACAATCGCCAGCCCGGATTTATTACTTGGCCTACAATCCATCGGCCTAGGGGCCCAGCCGGCCCAGAGACcccatctaaatatatataattttattctaaccgTTTCGGAATGTGGGTTTAAATGTCAGAATGCCTTGAATCTCTAAATACGGGCCTTGCAATCGTAGATCAATACTATTTAACATtgctattttaataagaatgGCAAGATCAATTAGCGAACGTCAAATTGGATACCAAATGTTAGGTCAATAAACTCATGGTTTTTACACTCACTGTATTTTGCTTTCTTTTTTGCTATCTCACCTTGTATGCAATCCTGTAGAATTTTAGGTACACTTTTCCAATTTATTCCAGATGAATCTGTTACAGAGCCGCCGAAGCCTTCTATTCGCTGGTACGTTTTAGTAGCATCCAATTCAAATGTAGCAGgttttctgttaaaaaaaatcatttactaAAAGACAAAACTTTTTCTACCTAATTTTAGTTATCAATATACTAACGCGATTTTCTCTAGCTTCCCAAAACTTTCTTCGAgtcattaatatacaataattgtcTTCTAACGATTaagtacaatttaaaataattgaataaatgtcTTACgacataaaatacttaatagtaGCAAacagaaacataaatattaatatatcatctcttatatataaaaaaaaacttgtggcATTCTCGCTGGTGCTACTCCATCTCTGGATTGCTAAGTTCAGTCTTAAACCTATAGGACGTATAGAAGttagtggtaggactttgtgcaggcCAGATATGGATAattatcacccactcatcaaccgagccgagatggcctagtggttagaacgcgtgcatcttaaccgatgatcgtgggttcaaacccgggcaagcaccactgaattttcatgtgcttaatttgtgtttataattcatctcgtgcttgacggtgaaggaaaacatcgtgaggaaacctgcatgtgcctaatttcattgaaattatgccacatgtgtattctaccaacccgcattggagcagcgtggtggaataagctccaaaccttcttctcaaaagggaggggacaccttagcccagcagtgggacattaacaggctgttactatactcatcaacagcaatacttagtactgttgtgttccggtttgaaggatgagtaagctagtataactaaaggcacaaggactataacattttagttcccaagatcggtggaatggttgatattaattatagcgcccaagtctatgggcggtggtgaccattcaccataaggtggcccatttgccaggcTGCCtaacaattatagttaaaaaaatgagTAAGTCTAGTAAAGTCTAGTACGATCGTACGTTCTGGTATAACTTACGCTCTCAAATGTTATTagattttcataaaaaactaatattatttcgtagattatgatttaaaacaaataagtatACTACCGCAGAAGTAGTGTATGCGACGAACGATCCATTATCAGGTACATCTCTGATGATTTCATCACAGTATGTCGAGTTGCAGATGCACACAACAGAATGTGTAGGTATAAGTCGAGCAGCACTTGGCTTGTCtagaaataatattgattaataaaaaatatttaaaaaaaatatcatttgctTAAAACATACCTGCaagactatattttattattgaaaatactattatattatacaagaaaTACGTCAAAGccataattttatctaaatattattaaagtatttaaccATATAACTTTTCATGTGATTAAGTTATTGCATACGTTAGCATGAAGCCAGTAAATAATGCATAAATGGCCTTAAGACAGCACGAACAATGTTTCTAAATCACGACTTAACAGCTATAGTCATTGTGCTGCTACCCtacattgaatttataaaattaagatgtATACTTTCATAAAATACTGGTTACCCGTCACGGCTTTGCACAGTTGGAAGACGGTTTATTGAGGGACACTtagctacaaataaaaaaaattttttttttgagccAGAAACCGTCACCGACAGACATTAATGGCTTAGGAATAAAggacataaaatttttatttacaataatgctTATGTAAGAACTAGTTACTCCGCGCGCGTTAATCGTTACTGCTCCGTCTCTATGAGTTTCTCAATGGCTTTTATTAAATCGGACAggttaaacaaataaactcttCTACTTTAAACCCCCTAAACTCCCCACTACCCTAAAGCGAGAGCAAAatctagtaaataatatactagTTAATGCTACTACTAGCAGCATCAAATTATAAAGCTGATGAAAGATACAacaaaggcacggacaacagGTCTGTGGATACTACAAGAAAAATACGAGCGGCATgcatctctttttttttatatatattcgccgggagggcaaatgactactccacctaatggtaagtggtagtagagtccaaacgcgacgacggccagtacagacgggaaaaacgttctgcactagccggcttcgccttgccggcccgcaagatgcctcttcacggaggggaacacgtgagctggtaaggaattccattttttggaagtgcgacaaagaaaggagttgccaaatttctttgttcgcgatggaattgatgtcacagttaggcggtgacatcgagaaccagctcgcgtggacttaagaaggaagggggaagcaggaattagagagaataattcctcagagcactcgccgtgatacagtcgatagaaagcgctcagtgctgctatctcacgacgcaattgtaaaggttcaagggtgtttcaGACCTCATGCGGCTTCACCCGTGAGCGGTACAGAAGGGTGTTATGAGTCCTATGTCCTCGTGTAAccttaatatgtatgtaaaacataatgacgatcggttgagtagttaagacatgaaagcgtaacaaacaaacaaacgcacttttgcatttataacattactaaGGAAGTTTTGATTTTGCTGGATCATGAGAAAGTAATCCTATTGAATGATTACCTATGTGTAAGAAGTTTATTTAGTATGACATGCCTTTTCAATGTTGAAAACaatattgttgtttaaaattttttataattattagtgaaatttgtaatttttgttagTGGTTTTCTTTATACACATAGCATCATTGATCAAGGAGAATATCCGCTTAAGCTAAAAGCAGGGAAAGTCAAATGGGTTCCCAGGTTGTCtcctgtatttatttatagttaataaaatataacaagctaaataactaaaaattaaataagtaatgatgagcatgttatttataatttttaaattgctaaataaaacaagtacaggtatttaatttttatttatatatttatttaattataataacaattaaatcataaatcgggatgtaaataacttttgatttttttattagaacgtTCAGCAGGCCTCGCACACAAGAGTTTgccaaaaatacatattattatatcattaacaaataaattaaaaacactacATTTTTTAGGTACAGTAGTCACTATATTATCTTCAGATACaattttgaatgtatttttagtgTCCATTATACAAATTCCTTTTTTACCAACGTAACTTGGACATTTAGAACGTACTACTTCCATCATACCACCATGAAAGTCTGCTCTATACAAACTTTGAGTAAACTGGACccaatttttactttttgaatCTGGAACCTGTTCTTCTACTTCAAGTAATTGACTTATATAATCAGACCAAACTTTATGCAGTGCCAACATATCATTATACTTAATGCTGTTCCTCGGTATAACATAAAAACCGAGAGCTTTCCTTTCATTCCGGGTCAAAATCTTAGACTTCTTTGTCTTCTGCTTTCCTTTatctctcctcttttttttagCAAGCAAGAAATCCTTTTTCAACTCAGACTCTATACTATAACCCTCATACTTAGGCGCGTGAGTTTTCAAGAAATTAACAATTGACTGCGCAGCTTGgtcttttatttctaaattcgacataattagttacttattacttgtaatttaaaaataatgcaaaattGCCTTCTCTTAAATCGATTTTGTATACTTATAAAGTTCATAACTTGTTAAAAATCAGAAATTATAAGTCTCTCAATCATGCATATCCCaatccataataaataataaaacttcacTGTCATTTGTTAGACGTCAATTGTCATTTATCATATAAACATTCAATTTCATTCACTCACCCACAGATTCTATCTATACCTATAATTATTATCCTGAgagataacattaaattaaataccaggcatagtaaatgttttaataaacagTTAAATCATGACAAAAAGTTAGACGGAAAATTAAACCTCAAaacttttacttataaattattctattgaTTACCAACCTCTTATGCTTCTTTtagtaactatttattaataacagcgTTGCCAATTGTCGAAATTATTGTTGCTTGGATAACCTGAATGCTGAAACATCAATTATCAGTTCCAGTATCAAAAgcctaaacaaaaaaaaacgtaacacaaaaagtaaacaataaacataaacaaaaacaagTGTCACACTTCAATCtctttaaaaattgaatttaatatgacaTAAGTTTCTCCTTTCCATTATATATTACCATAAATACAaatgttaagtaaaataaacccacaatcatattaatattattattttattacaattgacatttgaaagGTTATTTAGAGGTTATCGTAGTATCGCAAAATTGGATTTATAGTGAAGTTGAAGTGTTTTCcactttaataaattcttaaaatagcACAGGagctttcatataatttattttataaattatatcaaaaacttgattaattaaaaattaagcttaAAAGTACTGTTTCTATAACAAGGTTTTATGTTTCtgtaaatcttgtaaaatgtttaCTAAAGTGTCGAAAGTTAAACTAAATAATGGAATTGAAATGCCTATGATTGGTTTAGGCACCTATGcggtaaataacataaatttctatacataaatataaatgttttttgattttttaagaaCTATAAATGCAATTAAATACTACTACAATGAATACCCttctatttgtttataaaaaaatgtttgatgtCGAAGGCCTTTTTGTTACgccgaattataataaaatcacacCATCGTAATGCATGAGCATTATAACAATTCTAGAGCAATTGTGAGccgacaattatattttatatacgttaGTCGTGGCAGTTAATTATCAAGCACTTAAATGATTTAACTAGCACTATGGTGGCTTGGAACAAATCGACCGGCAAAAGCATAGATACTTTTTATGCAGCATTTGGACGAGGACAAGGATATGATTAATCCATTAAATATGTACACTAATAATTCTAAACTTTATCTTGTAGCGTAAAGCAGAACCAGGGCAGTACAGACAAGCTGTTGAATGGGGTATAGAACTTGGCTATAGACATATAGATACTGCATCTTGTTATAAAAATGAGCAGGAAGTAGGAGAagcaattgaaatgaaaataaaacaagggTTGATTAAAAGAGaagatttatttgttacaaataaggtgaaaaatattatttaaaattagataacCAGCTATTATTTAGAGTACTTagtgctttttttatatttacaacattaTTACTGGGCATTCTTAATCTAAACAGTAAACTTTGGAACTCAACATTTTTTGTTGCTGTGTTCTaaagtttgaaagatgagtaataataatgtccttaaGACCGATTCGGCCACGGGGGcaaaatctcaagagagattagccaactgtgcagaagatattatagtgcaacagtgtgtgcgcaaacacaggtgcactctctattccctaactttcattatccgatgggatggcaatctgactcaaccagaaagagttcaggcgcaggaacagCGGCTTCATATGCTCTCCATGGTACAggagtgtacaaacttccaacttccagactccgggctgctattgagaattttgtgacagaaaaacactaact
This region includes:
- the LOC126775597 gene encoding ribonuclease P protein subunit p29, yielding MSNLEIKDQAAQSIVNFLKTHAPKYEGYSIESELKKDFLLAKKKRRDKGKQKTKKSKILTRNERKALGFYVIPRNSIKYNDMLALHKVWSDYISQLLEVEEQVPDSKSKNWVQFTQSLYRADFHGGMMEVVRSKCPSYVGKKGICIMDTKNTFKIVSEDNIVTTVPKKCSVFNLFVNDIIICIFGKLLCARPAERSNKKIKSYLHPDL